From Erwinia pyri, a single genomic window includes:
- the zntR gene encoding Zn(2+)-responsive transcriptional regulator — protein sequence MFKIGQLAKLAEVTPDTIRYYEKQQMMDHEIRTEGGFRLYSDNDLQRLKFIRYGRQLGFSLEAIRELLSIRVDPEHHTCQESKTIVQSRLSEVEGMIAELQNMQRSLKRLNDACCGTAHSSVYCSILEALEKGDVASMG from the coding sequence CGGGCAGCTGGCTAAATTGGCCGAGGTCACCCCTGATACCATTCGTTATTACGAAAAGCAGCAGATGATGGATCATGAAATTCGTACTGAAGGCGGTTTTCGGCTTTATAGCGATAACGATCTTCAGCGGCTGAAGTTTATTCGCTATGGCAGACAGCTTGGCTTTAGTCTGGAAGCCATCAGAGAACTGCTCTCTATTCGTGTTGATCCTGAACATCACACCTGTCAGGAGTCTAAAACGATCGTGCAGTCCCGACTGAGTGAAGTGGAGGGCATGATTGCAGAACTACAGAATATGCAGCGGTCGCTGAAGAGACTAAATGATGCCTGTTGCGGAACCGCACACAGCAGCGTCTACTGCTCTATTCTTGAAGCGCTGGAGAAAGGGGACGTTGCTTCAATGGGTTGA
- a CDS encoding alternative ribosome-rescue factor A: MAGYQHKKGVIRDNAIEALLHDPLFKVRIETNHKGKGSFRRKAKHAKKGNWEASGKESFTTGLLNNHRLPIMRSMPERVISDFQPLPR, from the coding sequence ATGGCTGGTTATCAACATAAAAAGGGCGTTATCCGTGATAACGCAATAGAAGCACTACTGCACGATCCGCTCTTTAAAGTTCGTATTGAAACAAATCACAAAGGTAAAGGCAGCTTTCGACGTAAAGCGAAACACGCTAAGAAAGGTAACTGGGAGGCCAGTGGTAAAGAGAGCTTTACCACTGGCCTTCTGAATAACCACAGGTTGCCAATAATGCGGTCTATGCCCGAGCGCGTGATTTCAGACTTTCAACCATTACCGCGATGA
- a CDS encoding ABC transporter permease, translating into MQSITKEKDNVEFTPRKRIGRFLLDNSTILVFICMLVIAAFLSDRFYSADNITNVLRQSVPLGLAALGLLFVILTGGIDLSIGSIMAFVSVVVGLMIPDIGLWPALVAGVGMVTLMGAFSGMLVTWFNIAPFIATLAMMTIARGLALIISNGQPVFIDNDAFVNFGTGYFLDLPLPVYVLLGFAILCQLVYKNSVFGRLVISIGSNEMATRFAGIRVNIYKLAVYAISAFGCGIAGIISATRTGVGSPVLSIGFELDVIAAVVVGGASLAGGRGNVVNTLIGVFILSMISNLMNLMNISGYNQQVVKGVIIIIAVMVESLKSRARA; encoded by the coding sequence ATGCAATCAATCACTAAAGAAAAAGATAACGTAGAATTTACTCCCAGAAAGCGCATTGGTCGTTTTTTATTAGATAACTCAACTATTTTAGTTTTTATTTGTATGCTTGTAATAGCTGCATTTCTCTCCGACCGTTTTTACAGTGCAGATAATATTACTAACGTATTACGACAGAGTGTTCCTCTGGGTCTGGCAGCGCTGGGACTGCTGTTTGTCATTTTGACGGGGGGAATTGATTTGTCGATCGGCTCAATTATGGCGTTTGTTTCCGTCGTAGTTGGCTTGATGATACCGGACATAGGATTGTGGCCAGCGTTGGTAGCAGGCGTAGGCATGGTGACGCTGATGGGTGCTTTTTCAGGAATGTTAGTGACATGGTTCAATATAGCGCCCTTCATAGCTACGCTGGCAATGATGACTATTGCGCGTGGTCTGGCTTTGATTATTTCCAATGGCCAGCCGGTTTTTATCGATAACGATGCTTTTGTAAATTTTGGCACAGGATATTTTCTCGATCTCCCCCTCCCGGTTTACGTACTGCTGGGCTTCGCCATCCTTTGTCAGTTGGTTTACAAGAACTCAGTATTTGGTCGTCTGGTTATATCCATCGGTTCAAACGAGATGGCAACACGATTTGCCGGTATACGCGTGAATATCTATAAGCTGGCCGTGTATGCGATCAGCGCGTTTGGGTGTGGAATTGCAGGTATTATCTCGGCAACCCGTACCGGTGTTGGTTCGCCCGTGCTTTCTATAGGGTTTGAGCTGGATGTTATTGCTGCAGTAGTAGTAGGAGGTGCCAGTCTGGCCGGAGGGCGTGGTAATGTGGTTAATACTCTTATCGGCGTATTTATTTTAAGTATGATTTCTAACCTGATGAACCTGATGAATATTTCCGGTTATAACCAGCAGGTTGTAAAAGGCGTTATCATTATCATCGCGGTAATGGTTGAAAGTCTGAAATCACGCGCTCGGGCATAG
- a CDS encoding sugar ABC transporter ATP-binding protein gives MNQYAIDVQQVKKSFGGVHALKAINLQVHTGTIHAIIGENGAGKSTLMKILSGIYTKDSGKIFIHGEEKNFTTPAHSKESRIGIIYQELALSPDLSVAENIFLDDLGMGKGIVRWKRLNERASHILNELGFSIDPCKRTGDLSVAYQQMVEIAKSLAKDVNILILDEPSAVLSGKEVAILFEQLRKLKSRGVTIIYISHRLEELMAIADEITVIKDGETVITLDPTLCSEEDIITNMVGRKLESLYPDKGLPEEKVMLEVKELSTRSLLKNISLTLRKGEVVGLAGLIGSGRTEIARCLFGIDKMSAGTVFKEGKKIEIGSPAQAMSHGIGLVPESRKEQGAILVRPIRENMTLTNLSVISRMMGFINRRQEQEVSQSLRKKLNIKLGSVEDTIASLSGGNQQKVVIAKWLNTDCNILILDEPTRGVDVGAKVEIYNIIHQLAKRGYSILVISSEMVEVINLSHRVYVMSEGQLTKELIGDEISEQNIMRYAIPRNSAA, from the coding sequence GTGAACCAGTATGCTATTGACGTTCAGCAGGTAAAAAAAAGCTTTGGCGGAGTTCATGCACTTAAAGCCATTAATTTGCAGGTGCATACGGGCACCATTCACGCCATCATCGGAGAAAATGGGGCAGGCAAATCTACCCTGATGAAGATCCTGTCTGGCATTTATACAAAAGACAGCGGAAAAATCTTCATCCATGGTGAAGAGAAAAACTTCACTACGCCCGCTCACAGTAAAGAGAGCCGGATTGGCATTATTTATCAGGAACTGGCGCTTTCACCAGATTTATCGGTGGCAGAGAATATCTTTCTTGACGATCTGGGTATGGGAAAGGGCATTGTGCGCTGGAAGCGATTGAATGAGCGTGCCTCGCATATTCTTAATGAATTAGGTTTTTCAATCGACCCATGCAAACGTACCGGTGATTTAAGCGTTGCTTATCAACAAATGGTTGAGATTGCTAAGTCGCTGGCCAAAGACGTTAACATTTTAATCCTTGATGAGCCTTCCGCTGTTCTTTCAGGAAAAGAGGTCGCTATCCTTTTTGAGCAGCTGCGCAAGCTTAAATCGCGCGGTGTGACCATCATTTATATCTCTCACCGCCTTGAGGAATTAATGGCAATCGCAGATGAGATTACCGTTATTAAAGATGGTGAGACCGTTATAACTTTAGATCCGACCCTGTGTAGCGAGGAGGACATTATCACTAACATGGTCGGACGAAAACTGGAAAGTCTTTACCCTGATAAAGGCTTGCCTGAAGAGAAAGTGATGCTTGAGGTTAAAGAGCTCTCGACTCGGTCGCTCCTGAAAAATATCAGTCTGACGCTGCGTAAAGGCGAAGTTGTCGGCCTGGCTGGTTTAATCGGTTCCGGGCGCACAGAGATTGCACGCTGCCTGTTTGGTATTGATAAAATGTCAGCAGGTACTGTATTTAAAGAAGGAAAAAAAATTGAGATAGGTTCTCCTGCCCAGGCAATGAGTCATGGTATCGGACTGGTGCCTGAAAGCCGTAAGGAACAGGGAGCAATTTTAGTTCGCCCAATCAGGGAAAATATGACCCTGACTAATCTCAGCGTTATCAGCCGTATGATGGGATTTATCAATCGGCGTCAGGAACAGGAGGTTAGCCAATCCCTTCGTAAAAAACTGAATATTAAACTAGGTTCGGTCGAAGATACTATCGCCAGCCTCAGCGGCGGTAATCAACAAAAAGTGGTGATTGCCAAATGGTTAAACACTGACTGCAATATTCTTATTCTTGATGAGCCTACCCGTGGTGTTGATGTCGGTGCGAAAGTTGAGATTTATAACATTATTCATCAACTGGCGAAACGCGGTTATTCCATCCTGGTCATCTCGTCAGAAATGGTCGAGGTCATCAATCTGAGCCACCGCGTTTATGTAATGAGCGAAGGTCAGTTGACCAAAGAACTTATTGGCGATGAGATATCAGAACAAAATATCATGCGCTATGCCATTCCAAGAAATAGCGCAGCCTGA
- a CDS encoding substrate-binding domain-containing protein: protein MKKLLVCMLLAGAATSLSASAAEQLKIGFANRTLNGAFFNGLTEYMKIHAKEKNYELVTTDARGDLNKQIADVEDMLSQGINYLVLNPQDPEAGQRIVKMAERAKVPVVIIDSDISLKAKVITRVQANNAENNRQLGAFAVSQFGDKPMNCVLVSGNAGNLVGQARSDNFLKGVTEAQEKKYGHKQLTVLSQGWGNWDQQGGLKAMEDMIVAQGNKINCVYSEMDDMALGAIRALKAANKLDQVKVYAHDGYKKGLEAVEKGELQATASNNPDLLTRDTLNIIEQYQGGKKDFPPYSYIPTIVITKDNVAQYYKADAIF, encoded by the coding sequence ATGAAAAAGCTTTTAGTGTGCATGCTGTTAGCTGGCGCAGCCACCTCATTATCTGCAAGCGCAGCTGAGCAACTTAAAATTGGTTTTGCTAACCGCACGCTTAACGGCGCTTTCTTTAATGGGTTGACCGAATATATGAAAATCCATGCAAAAGAGAAAAACTATGAATTGGTTACTACCGATGCACGCGGTGACCTGAATAAACAGATTGCAGACGTTGAGGATATGCTTTCTCAGGGGATTAACTATCTGGTGCTTAATCCGCAAGATCCTGAAGCAGGCCAGCGTATTGTTAAAATGGCGGAACGCGCCAAAGTGCCGGTTGTGATTATTGACAGCGACATTTCATTAAAAGCCAAAGTTATCACCCGTGTTCAGGCTAACAATGCAGAGAATAACAGACAGTTAGGGGCATTTGCGGTGAGCCAGTTTGGCGATAAACCTATGAATTGCGTATTAGTCAGCGGCAATGCCGGTAATCTGGTCGGTCAGGCACGTAGCGATAATTTTCTGAAAGGCGTCACAGAAGCCCAGGAAAAAAAATATGGTCATAAACAGCTAACCGTCCTGAGTCAGGGATGGGGAAACTGGGATCAGCAAGGTGGTTTGAAAGCGATGGAAGATATGATCGTTGCTCAGGGAAATAAAATTAATTGTGTTTACAGTGAGATGGACGATATGGCTTTAGGGGCAATCCGCGCACTGAAGGCAGCCAATAAATTAGACCAGGTGAAAGTCTATGCTCATGATGGCTATAAAAAGGGACTGGAAGCCGTAGAAAAAGGCGAACTACAAGCAACAGCATCGAATAACCCCGACCTGCTTACCCGCGACACACTAAATATTATTGAACAATATCAGGGTGGCAAAAAAGATTTCCCACCTTATAGCTATATCCCAACGATTGTCATTACTAAAGACAACGTGGCTCAGTATTACAAAGCCGACGCGATTTTCTGA
- the dalD gene encoding D-arabinitol 4-dehydrogenase: MAAQQTLQWVHIGAGSFHRAHQACYLNRLLQQGGDSAVEWHIALGNIRDDAETLLSILERQKGEYVLETVSPAGEREYEKITVIKKIIPWDIKLAALIAEGAAPETKVISFTVTEGGYYLDSHRVLDKSNRDVDLDLKGGVRTIYGAIAHILQRRMEQQAGPITLMCCDNVRQNGEHFRDGLVQFLTLRQQDGLLKWLAESVTTPNTMVDRITPRPSPDIAARVKTALGISDAAPVMAESFIQWVVEDKFAAERPALEKVDVALVNNVEAYEEAKTRILNASHSAIAWAGTLQGLSFIDESTHVKAIYQLAWDYVTEDVIPCLTPSPLDLESYRDVILERFGNPYIKDTNQRVAADGLSKIPGFITPTLITRYEQGETPRACAKLPALFFLFMRRWHEGSLPYNYEDGILDPHQVHAWYQSEDPVKAFASDNALFSTLAGKANFIQLIRESVECLEKAALTSTHQ; this comes from the coding sequence ATGGCAGCGCAGCAGACGTTACAATGGGTACATATCGGGGCCGGTTCATTTCATCGCGCCCATCAAGCCTGCTATCTTAATCGCCTGTTGCAACAGGGGGGCGACAGCGCTGTAGAGTGGCATATTGCTCTTGGTAACATCAGAGATGACGCGGAAACGCTGCTTTCCATACTCGAACGGCAAAAGGGGGAGTATGTACTTGAAACCGTTTCCCCGGCGGGAGAGCGGGAATATGAAAAAATCACCGTAATCAAAAAAATCATTCCGTGGGATATTAAGCTGGCAGCATTGATTGCTGAGGGCGCTGCGCCAGAGACCAAAGTGATCTCATTTACGGTGACAGAGGGAGGTTATTATCTTGATTCTCATCGGGTACTGGATAAGAGCAACAGGGATGTTGACCTTGACCTAAAAGGAGGTGTTCGCACCATTTATGGTGCTATTGCGCATATCCTGCAACGAAGAATGGAACAACAGGCTGGGCCGATTACCCTGATGTGCTGTGACAATGTGCGGCAAAACGGTGAGCACTTTCGTGACGGCCTGGTACAATTTCTCACGTTGCGCCAACAAGATGGATTACTGAAGTGGCTGGCAGAATCGGTGACAACCCCCAATACTATGGTGGATCGCATTACACCACGCCCCTCTCCCGACATTGCAGCCAGGGTAAAAACGGCACTGGGCATCAGTGATGCTGCACCCGTAATGGCAGAATCCTTTATTCAGTGGGTGGTGGAAGATAAATTTGCTGCTGAGCGCCCGGCGCTGGAAAAAGTAGACGTAGCGCTGGTGAACAATGTGGAGGCGTATGAAGAGGCCAAAACTCGCATCCTTAATGCCAGCCACAGCGCTATTGCATGGGCGGGAACCCTCCAGGGCCTCTCTTTCATTGACGAAAGTACGCATGTAAAGGCTATTTATCAGTTAGCCTGGGACTATGTCACTGAAGATGTCATTCCCTGCCTGACTCCCTCTCCGCTTGATCTGGAAAGCTACCGGGATGTAATTCTCGAGCGTTTTGGTAACCCTTATATCAAGGATACCAATCAGCGTGTAGCGGCCGATGGCCTTTCCAAAATACCTGGATTTATCACTCCAACGTTAATCACGCGTTATGAGCAAGGGGAGACACCCCGTGCATGTGCAAAACTTCCCGCGCTCTTTTTCCTGTTTATGCGGCGATGGCATGAAGGTTCGCTGCCGTACAACTACGAAGATGGCATTCTCGACCCTCATCAAGTTCACGCCTGGTATCAGAGTGAAGATCCTGTCAAAGCATTTGCCAGTGATAATGCCCTTTTCTCCACGCTTGCGGGTAAAGCCAATTTTATCCAGCTGATACGAGAATCTGTCGAATGCCTGGAAAAAGCAGCACTGACTTCAACTCACCAATAA